Proteins encoded in a region of the Neodiprion lecontei isolate iyNeoLeco1 chromosome 5, iyNeoLeco1.1, whole genome shotgun sequence genome:
- the LOC107217942 gene encoding methylosome subunit pICln isoform X3, translated as MVVLINFLLPQEGVRHEEPDTTLYINDREVGKGTLYVTESLLSWVSGTTGQGFSLEYPNISLHAISRDQQLHPHQYLYVMVDAKLDPADARSEGNDEEDDDDESETPMTEMRFVPENSNSLDAMFQAMSQCQALHPDPQEMNKNFTAEEDIYEDAEDDVFKCWEAETDAMPYILASDEAYNQNGADTDEAMDIEAGQFEDAEEDP; from the exons ATGGTCGTGCTGATCAATTTTCTACTGCCGCAAGAAGGTGTTAGACACGAAGAGCCTGACACTACGTTGTACATAAATGACAGAGAAGTTGGAAAGGGTACACTGTATGTGACAGAAAG CCTACTATCATGGGTTAGTGGGACGACTGGTCAAGGATTTTCATTGGAATATCCTAATATATCGCTGCATGCTATATCAAGGGACCAACAACTACATCCTCACCAATACCTTTATGTCATGGTAGATGCAAAATTAGACCCTGCAG ATGCCCGATCTGAAGGCAACGATGAAgaggacgacgacgatgaaTCGGAAACTCCAATGACTGAAATGAGATTCGTTccagaaaattcaaatagcTTGGATGCCATGTTTCAAGCGATGAGCCAGTGCCAAGCACTCCACCCTGATCCTCAAG AAATGAACAAAAACTTCACAGCTGAAGAGGATATCTATGAGGATGCTGAGGACGATGTTTTCAAATGTTGGGAAGCTGAAACAGACGCTATGCCATACATATTGGCATCGG ATGAAGCATATAATCAGAACGGTGCAGATACAGACGAAGCCATGGATATTGAAGCAGGCCAGTTTGAAGATGCTGAAGAAGACCCTTAG
- the LOC107217942 gene encoding methylosome subunit pICln isoform X2, whose product MVVLINFLLPQEGVRHEEPDTTLYINDREVGKGTLYVTESLLSWVSGTTGQGFSLEYPNISLHAISRDQQLHPHQYLYVMVDAKLDPADMQELLPIDARSEGNDEEDDDDESETPMTEMRFVPENSNSLDAMFQAMSQCQALHPDPQAEEDIYEDAEDDVFKCWEAETDAMPYILASDEAYNQNGADTDEAMDIEAGQFEDAEEDP is encoded by the exons ATGGTCGTGCTGATCAATTTTCTACTGCCGCAAGAAGGTGTTAGACACGAAGAGCCTGACACTACGTTGTACATAAATGACAGAGAAGTTGGAAAGGGTACACTGTATGTGACAGAAAG CCTACTATCATGGGTTAGTGGGACGACTGGTCAAGGATTTTCATTGGAATATCCTAATATATCGCTGCATGCTATATCAAGGGACCAACAACTACATCCTCACCAATACCTTTATGTCATGGTAGATGCAAAATTAGACCCTGCAG ATATGCAAGAATTGCTGCCTATAGATGCCCGATCTGAAGGCAACGATGAAgaggacgacgacgatgaaTCGGAAACTCCAATGACTGAAATGAGATTCGTTccagaaaattcaaatagcTTGGATGCCATGTTTCAAGCGATGAGCCAGTGCCAAGCACTCCACCCTGATCCTCAAG CTGAAGAGGATATCTATGAGGATGCTGAGGACGATGTTTTCAAATGTTGGGAAGCTGAAACAGACGCTATGCCATACATATTGGCATCGG ATGAAGCATATAATCAGAACGGTGCAGATACAGACGAAGCCATGGATATTGAAGCAGGCCAGTTTGAAGATGCTGAAGAAGACCCTTAG
- the LOC107217942 gene encoding methylosome subunit pICln isoform X1, with protein sequence MVVLINFLLPQEGVRHEEPDTTLYINDREVGKGTLYVTESLLSWVSGTTGQGFSLEYPNISLHAISRDQQLHPHQYLYVMVDAKLDPADMQELLPIDARSEGNDEEDDDDESETPMTEMRFVPENSNSLDAMFQAMSQCQALHPDPQEMNKNFTAEEDIYEDAEDDVFKCWEAETDAMPYILASDEAYNQNGADTDEAMDIEAGQFEDAEEDP encoded by the exons ATGGTCGTGCTGATCAATTTTCTACTGCCGCAAGAAGGTGTTAGACACGAAGAGCCTGACACTACGTTGTACATAAATGACAGAGAAGTTGGAAAGGGTACACTGTATGTGACAGAAAG CCTACTATCATGGGTTAGTGGGACGACTGGTCAAGGATTTTCATTGGAATATCCTAATATATCGCTGCATGCTATATCAAGGGACCAACAACTACATCCTCACCAATACCTTTATGTCATGGTAGATGCAAAATTAGACCCTGCAG ATATGCAAGAATTGCTGCCTATAGATGCCCGATCTGAAGGCAACGATGAAgaggacgacgacgatgaaTCGGAAACTCCAATGACTGAAATGAGATTCGTTccagaaaattcaaatagcTTGGATGCCATGTTTCAAGCGATGAGCCAGTGCCAAGCACTCCACCCTGATCCTCAAG AAATGAACAAAAACTTCACAGCTGAAGAGGATATCTATGAGGATGCTGAGGACGATGTTTTCAAATGTTGGGAAGCTGAAACAGACGCTATGCCATACATATTGGCATCGG ATGAAGCATATAATCAGAACGGTGCAGATACAGACGAAGCCATGGATATTGAAGCAGGCCAGTTTGAAGATGCTGAAGAAGACCCTTAG
- the LOC107217917 gene encoding adrenodoxin-like protein 1, mitochondrial gives MTMSLPNLLSRFLVKRLLFSSSYYRPKMFSQLDMHTTERLGHGEYEYQDPTSEDQVVNVVYITKHGERIPVRGKVGDNVLYLAHRHGIEMEGACEASLACTTCHVYVNSDHREKLPTAEDKEEDLLDLAPFLKENSRLGCQIILTKELNGLELELPKATRNFYVDGHTPTPH, from the exons ATGACAATGTCTTTGCCAAACCTTTTGTCGAGGTTCTTAGTAAAGAGATTATTGTTTTCGTCAAGCTATTATCGtccaaaaatgttttcccaGCTTGACATGCACACAACTGAGC GACTAGGTCACGGAGAATACGAATATCAGGATCCTACATCGGAGGACCAAGT CGTCAACGTGGTGTACATTACTAAACATGGAGAAAGGATACCAGTCAGAGGAAAAGTTGGTGACAATGTATTGTACTTGGCGCACAGGCACGGAATTGAAATGGAAGGTGCATGTGAAGCTTCCTTGGCCTGTACGACTTGTCATGTCTACGTAAATTCTGATCATCGGGAAAAATTACCCACAGCAGAAGACAAGGAAGAAGATTTATTAGACCTGGCTCCATTTCTGAAAGAAAATTCCAGATTGG gATGTCAAATAATTCTGACTAAAGAATtaaatggattagaacttgaACTTCCAAAAGCTAcaagaaatttttatgtaGATGGTCACACTCCAACACCCCattaa
- the LOC107217929 gene encoding sprouty-related, EVH1 domain-containing protein 1 isoform X2 has product MTEASEDGNYLVRVRAQVMTRDDSSGGWVPLGGGGLSNVSVRRRSPSTAGGHPNVGIASPGIPSAASSTAVPTTSTSGTAHPGVVPNLGSTSHDSTTTSPPGATDGKHEYLIYGKRISDQTVVLSCTIKKDFEYNKVMPTFHHWRTGEKKFGLTFQTAADARAFDKGVRTAVEELLEDVGDDDVFMTLNLPVDPVDPRPSSETQRGAVRKLNHHHHHSQCPDFSLDPHKAPPIHYIGGPSAKPLPPPHHPLESMDVSTDNYPYVQLTTLNHEYQYPVIEDHKGGRFDRRGSSSSLKKPDVIVSQMAKSCGKRNSSVRLRCKHCQELYSEQHNPRGACEYAPDPVRRGIATVSCLSCAQCMLYHCMSDAEGDFAQNPCSCSTEEGCGRRWFGLALLSMIVPCLWFYPPLRAVHWCGMSCGLCGGRHYPME; this is encoded by the exons ATGACAGAGGCGTCGGAAGA TGGTAACTACTTGGTAAGGGTCAGGGCCCAGGTCATGACTAGGGACGACAGCTCCGGGGGTTGGGTGCCTCTTGGCGGCGGGGGATTGTCCAACGTCTCTGTGAGACGGAGGTCTCCCTCCACCGCGGGGGGGCATCCCAATGTCGGCATTGCAAGTCCTGGGATCCCTTCCGCCGCCTCATCAACCGCTGTGCCTACCACGTCAACCTCTGGCACAGCCCACCCCGGCGTCGTCCCTAACCTTGGCTCTACGTCTCATGATTCGACAACTACCTCCCCACCTGGGGCAACAGATGGCAAACACGAATACCTCATCTATGGCAAACGAATCTCTGATCAGACT gtCGTTCTTAGCTGCACAATAAAAAAGGATTTTGAATACAACAAAGTCATGCCAACATTTCACCATTGGCGTacaggagagaaaaaatttggactTACCTTTCAAACAGCTGCGGATGCCAGGGCATTTGACAAGGGGGTCCGTACAGCGGTTGAAGAATTGCTAGAAG ATGTTGGAGATGACGATGTTTTTATG ACATTAAACCTGCCTGTGGATCCGGTAGATCCACGCCCATCATCCGAAACACAGCGGGGTGCAGTTCGTAAGCTAAATCATCACCACCATCATTCCCAGTGCCCGGATTTTTCTTTGGACCCCCATAAAGCACCACCGATTCATTACATTGGCGGCCCTTCAGCAAAGCCGCTACCTCCGCCGCATCATCCCTTGGAATCAATGGACGTCAGTACAGACAATTACCCGTACGTACAACTGACAACCCTGAACCATGAGTACCAGTACCCAGTTATCGAGGACCATAAAGGTGGGAGGTTCGACAGACGCGGCTCTTCCAGCTCGCTCAAGAAGCCAGATGTAATAGTTTCACAGATGGCAAAAAGTTGCGGGAAACGTAATAGCAGTGTACGTCTACGGTGTAAACATTGCCAGGAGTTATATTCTGAGCAGCACAATCCGAGAGGTGCCTGTGAATACGCACCTGATCCAGTCAGACGGGGCATCGCCACCGTTTCATGTCTTTCGTGTGCTCAGTGCATGCTATATCACTGCATGAGCGACGCTGAGGGGGATTTTGCACAGAACCCGTGCAG CTGCAGTACGGAGGAAGGCTGTGGTCGGCGATGGTTCGGACTGGCTCTGTTGTCAATGATTGTTCCTTGTTTGTGGTTTTACCCACCTCTTCGCGCCGTTCACTGGTGCGGAATGTCTTGCGGGTTGTGCGGAGGTCGCCATTATCCCATGGAATAA
- the LOC107217929 gene encoding sprouty-related, EVH1 domain-containing protein 1 isoform X1, translated as MTEASEDGNYLVRVRAQVMTRDDSSGGWVPLGGGGLSNVSVRRRSPSTAGGHPNVGIASPGIPSAASSTAVPTTSTSGTAHPGVVPNLGSTSHDSTTTSPPGATDGKHEYLIYGKRISDQTVVLSCTIKKDFEYNKVMPTFHHWRTGEKKFGLTFQTAADARAFDKGVRTAVEELLEGLAESSLYCGQSDVGDDDVFMTLNLPVDPVDPRPSSETQRGAVRKLNHHHHHSQCPDFSLDPHKAPPIHYIGGPSAKPLPPPHHPLESMDVSTDNYPYVQLTTLNHEYQYPVIEDHKGGRFDRRGSSSSLKKPDVIVSQMAKSCGKRNSSVRLRCKHCQELYSEQHNPRGACEYAPDPVRRGIATVSCLSCAQCMLYHCMSDAEGDFAQNPCSCSTEEGCGRRWFGLALLSMIVPCLWFYPPLRAVHWCGMSCGLCGGRHYPME; from the exons ATGACAGAGGCGTCGGAAGA TGGTAACTACTTGGTAAGGGTCAGGGCCCAGGTCATGACTAGGGACGACAGCTCCGGGGGTTGGGTGCCTCTTGGCGGCGGGGGATTGTCCAACGTCTCTGTGAGACGGAGGTCTCCCTCCACCGCGGGGGGGCATCCCAATGTCGGCATTGCAAGTCCTGGGATCCCTTCCGCCGCCTCATCAACCGCTGTGCCTACCACGTCAACCTCTGGCACAGCCCACCCCGGCGTCGTCCCTAACCTTGGCTCTACGTCTCATGATTCGACAACTACCTCCCCACCTGGGGCAACAGATGGCAAACACGAATACCTCATCTATGGCAAACGAATCTCTGATCAGACT gtCGTTCTTAGCTGCACAATAAAAAAGGATTTTGAATACAACAAAGTCATGCCAACATTTCACCATTGGCGTacaggagagaaaaaatttggactTACCTTTCAAACAGCTGCGGATGCCAGGGCATTTGACAAGGGGGTCCGTACAGCGGTTGAAGAATTGCTAGAAG GCCTTGCGGAATCATCCTTGTATTGTGGTCAATCAGATGTTGGAGATGACGATGTTTTTATG ACATTAAACCTGCCTGTGGATCCGGTAGATCCACGCCCATCATCCGAAACACAGCGGGGTGCAGTTCGTAAGCTAAATCATCACCACCATCATTCCCAGTGCCCGGATTTTTCTTTGGACCCCCATAAAGCACCACCGATTCATTACATTGGCGGCCCTTCAGCAAAGCCGCTACCTCCGCCGCATCATCCCTTGGAATCAATGGACGTCAGTACAGACAATTACCCGTACGTACAACTGACAACCCTGAACCATGAGTACCAGTACCCAGTTATCGAGGACCATAAAGGTGGGAGGTTCGACAGACGCGGCTCTTCCAGCTCGCTCAAGAAGCCAGATGTAATAGTTTCACAGATGGCAAAAAGTTGCGGGAAACGTAATAGCAGTGTACGTCTACGGTGTAAACATTGCCAGGAGTTATATTCTGAGCAGCACAATCCGAGAGGTGCCTGTGAATACGCACCTGATCCAGTCAGACGGGGCATCGCCACCGTTTCATGTCTTTCGTGTGCTCAGTGCATGCTATATCACTGCATGAGCGACGCTGAGGGGGATTTTGCACAGAACCCGTGCAG CTGCAGTACGGAGGAAGGCTGTGGTCGGCGATGGTTCGGACTGGCTCTGTTGTCAATGATTGTTCCTTGTTTGTGGTTTTACCCACCTCTTCGCGCCGTTCACTGGTGCGGAATGTCTTGCGGGTTGTGCGGAGGTCGCCATTATCCCATGGAATAA
- the LOC107217928 gene encoding general transcription factor IIH subunit 4 isoform X2 has translation MSNTISGKNLLRPTGLQCKDLHEYLKTRPPETLNKLYHNPPICLAVFRELPEIARHYVMRLLFVEQPVPQAVIASWCSKLHTDEHQKVVKILNELNIWKEASIPGGLPGWILNSTLKKNLKIVLLGGGKPWTMSNQLETDNKPRDVAFLDTYALERWECVLHYMVGSQQQEGISADAVRILLHAGLMKRDEEDGSPVITQAGFQFLLLDTASQVWYFILQYLDTIEARGLDLVVCLTFLFQLNFSTLGKDYSTEGMSEGLLTFLQHLREFGLVYQRKRKAGRFYPTRLALNIATGQNKPLSSDLEKEGYIVVETNYRVYAYTNSNLQVALLGLFCEMLYRFPNLVVSILTRDSVRQALKSGITAEQIVGYIPTSACPS, from the exons ATGTCAAACACGATAAGTGGTAAGAATTTATTGCGTCCAACTGGGCTGCAGTGCAAAGATCTTCATGAATATCTAAAGACTCGGCCGCCAGAAACGTTGAATAAACTGTATCACAACCCTCCGATTTGTCTGGCCGTTTTTCGGGAATTGCCTGAAATAGCCAGGCATTATGTTATGCGGTTGCTGTTCGTTGAACAGCCCGTACCTCAGGCAGTCATAGCTTCATGGTGTTCAAAGTTACATACCGATGAGCATCAGAAGGTCGTCAAAATTCTCAATGAGCTGAATATCTGGAAGGAAGCATCAATCCCCGGTGGTCTACCTGGGTGGATTTTGAATTCAACGTTGaagaagaatttgaaaatagtttTACTTGGTGGCGGTAAACCTTGGACGATGTCAAATCAGTTAGAAACCGATAATAAACCACGAGACGTCGCCTTCCTAGATACGTATGCCTTGGAAAGGTGGGAGTGTGTTCTCCATTACATGGTCGGATCTCAGCAGCAAGAAG GAATATCGGCTGATGCGGTAAGAATACTGCTACATGCTGGACTGATGAAACGTGATGAGGAAGACGGCAGCCCAGTCATTACACAAGCAGGATTTCAGTTTCTACTGCTAGATACAGCGTCCCAG GTCTGGTACTTCATTCTTCAATACTTGGACACTATAGAAGCCAGGGGTCTGGATCTGGTCGTTTGTCTAACCTTCttgtttcaattgaatttctcGACATTGGGAAAAGATTACAGTACTGAAGGTATGTCAGAGGGACTATTGACATTTTTGCAGCACCTCAGAGAATTTGGTCTGGTCTATCAAAGAAAACGTAAGGCTGGAAg attttacCCTACCAGGCTAGCACTAAACATTGCCACAGGTCAAAATAAGCCTCTGTCAAGTGACTTAGAGAAGGAAGGATATATAGTCGTGGAAACCAATTACAGAGTTTACGCTTATACCAATTCTAATTTGCAAGTCGCTCTGCTTGGTCTCTTTTGTGAAATGCTTTACAG GTTCCCAAACTTGGTTGTATCCATTTTAACAAGAGATTCAGTGAGGCAAGCTCTGAAGAGCGGCATTACAGCTGAACAAATCGTTGGGTAT ATACCTACATCAGCATGCCCATCCTAA
- the LOC107217928 gene encoding general transcription factor IIH subunit 4 isoform X1 — protein MSNTISGKNLLRPTGLQCKDLHEYLKTRPPETLNKLYHNPPICLAVFRELPEIARHYVMRLLFVEQPVPQAVIASWCSKLHTDEHQKVVKILNELNIWKEASIPGGLPGWILNSTLKKNLKIVLLGGGKPWTMSNQLETDNKPRDVAFLDTYALERWECVLHYMVGSQQQEGISADAVRILLHAGLMKRDEEDGSPVITQAGFQFLLLDTASQVWYFILQYLDTIEARGLDLVVCLTFLFQLNFSTLGKDYSTEGMSEGLLTFLQHLREFGLVYQRKRKAGRFYPTRLALNIATGQNKPLSSDLEKEGYIVVETNYRVYAYTNSNLQVALLGLFCEMLYRFPNLVVSILTRDSVRQALKSGITAEQIVGYLHQHAHPKMIALGPPTLPPTIVDQIKLWENERNRFIFSEGVLYSQFLSQTDFEVLRDHALTTQVLIWQSERKRTMVVTKAGHDDVKKFWKRYSKGSS, from the exons ATGTCAAACACGATAAGTGGTAAGAATTTATTGCGTCCAACTGGGCTGCAGTGCAAAGATCTTCATGAATATCTAAAGACTCGGCCGCCAGAAACGTTGAATAAACTGTATCACAACCCTCCGATTTGTCTGGCCGTTTTTCGGGAATTGCCTGAAATAGCCAGGCATTATGTTATGCGGTTGCTGTTCGTTGAACAGCCCGTACCTCAGGCAGTCATAGCTTCATGGTGTTCAAAGTTACATACCGATGAGCATCAGAAGGTCGTCAAAATTCTCAATGAGCTGAATATCTGGAAGGAAGCATCAATCCCCGGTGGTCTACCTGGGTGGATTTTGAATTCAACGTTGaagaagaatttgaaaatagtttTACTTGGTGGCGGTAAACCTTGGACGATGTCAAATCAGTTAGAAACCGATAATAAACCACGAGACGTCGCCTTCCTAGATACGTATGCCTTGGAAAGGTGGGAGTGTGTTCTCCATTACATGGTCGGATCTCAGCAGCAAGAAG GAATATCGGCTGATGCGGTAAGAATACTGCTACATGCTGGACTGATGAAACGTGATGAGGAAGACGGCAGCCCAGTCATTACACAAGCAGGATTTCAGTTTCTACTGCTAGATACAGCGTCCCAG GTCTGGTACTTCATTCTTCAATACTTGGACACTATAGAAGCCAGGGGTCTGGATCTGGTCGTTTGTCTAACCTTCttgtttcaattgaatttctcGACATTGGGAAAAGATTACAGTACTGAAGGTATGTCAGAGGGACTATTGACATTTTTGCAGCACCTCAGAGAATTTGGTCTGGTCTATCAAAGAAAACGTAAGGCTGGAAg attttacCCTACCAGGCTAGCACTAAACATTGCCACAGGTCAAAATAAGCCTCTGTCAAGTGACTTAGAGAAGGAAGGATATATAGTCGTGGAAACCAATTACAGAGTTTACGCTTATACCAATTCTAATTTGCAAGTCGCTCTGCTTGGTCTCTTTTGTGAAATGCTTTACAG GTTCCCAAACTTGGTTGTATCCATTTTAACAAGAGATTCAGTGAGGCAAGCTCTGAAGAGCGGCATTACAGCTGAACAAATCGTTGG ATACCTACATCAGCATGCCCATCCTAAGATGATTGCCTTAGGACCACCAACTTTGCCCCCTACCATAGTGGATCAAATCAAGTTGTGggaaaacgaaagaaatagATTTATATTTAGCGAGGGCGTTCTGTATAGTCAGTTTCTTTCACAGACTGACTTTGAAGTACTCAGAGATCACGCGCTCACCACCCAAGTTCTAATCTGGCAAAGCGAAAG AAAGCGGACTATGGTTGTCACAAAAGCGGGTCATGATGACGTCAAAAAGTTTTGGAAGCGTTATTCGAAAGGAAGCagttga